Below is a genomic region from Nocardioides panacis.
ACCATGTTGCGGAACCCCTGGAGGTTGACCATCGCGTAGTAGTTGATGCTCAGCCCGGTGATGCCCTCGACGCCCTCGACGGTGGCCTCGACGCCGGGGTTGGCGTAGCCCTTGAAGAGCTCCTTGTTGTCCTGGGCCCAGGTCGACAGGCTGTTCAGCTCGCAGCCGTCGCAGTCGTAGCCGTCGGGGAACTGCTCGGCCATCACCGAGTCCTTGGCGAACGGGAAGTTCATCATGTTGCGCGGCAGGCCGAACAGGATCGTCTTGCCGGTGTCGGCGTCGATGCTGGCCACGGTCAGGCTGTCGGGGCGCAGGCCCCAGCGGTCCGCGCCCGAGTCGCCGCCGAGCAGCAGCACGTTGTAGCGGCCGTGGGTGGCCGAGGAGGCGGTGCCGTCCCCGAACATCGCGCTGATGAAGCCGCGCTGCACGGCCACCATGTGCGAGGCGAACAGCAGCGAGCCGGCGACCGAGAAGCACAGCGCGCCGTTCAGCCCGACCATCGCGAGCCGCTGCTTCTGCCTCAGCTCCAGGGGCTGGCCGAGCCGCCAGGCGTCCACGAAGAGCACCGCCCAGCCGATCGCGAGGGCGCACAGCAGCAGCCGGATGAAGCCCAGGACGACGGTGTTGCTCGCGAACCAGAAGATGAACCCGTGCCAGACCAGGCCGAGCAGCACGACCGCGACGGCCGTGCCGACGACCGACAGCCACACGCGCAGCGCGATGCGGCCGACGTCGCGGCGACCGGCGACCAGCTGCGCGGAGCCGGGCAGGAACAAGGTCATCAGCAGCAGCGTGACGGCGCGACGGAAGCGCACGCGCGACAGCGCGGCGTCCTGCGAGGAACCGCCGAACCGCGACCCACGCGGTGCGGGAGCGCCTGACCCGGGGGAAGAGACGGGTGGCATGTTGTCTGGGCCTTTCGAGCGGGTGGCTGCGACGGTCAAGTATCACCAGTCACATCCGCCACATCCGTGACGGCGCGCCGGGCGACCGGTCCCGATCCCCCGCCCGCGCCGGTGCCCGGGTCGGACAGGTCCACCCGGTACCGTCTGCGCATGGCAGATCGTCCCGGGGGCAACAGCGACAGCGCCGAGGAGCCGGGCTACGACTGGCTCTACGGCACCCGGCGCCGTGGCGTGGGCGGATCCCCGGAGGCCGCCCGGGGCCCCGCGGGCGCCGACGACCCGACGCAGGTCCAGCCCGTCCAGCCGCGCCCGGCACGGGCCGGGCAGCAGCGTCCCGGCCCCCGCGACCCCGAGCCCACCCAGATGCTGCCGACCGTGCCACGCCCGGACGCCGCGTCCTCCAGCCGGTCCGCGGGCCGCTCCGGCGGCCCCTACGAGACCCCACCGCCCGCCCGGTCCCGCAGCACCGGCAGCTCCGGCGGCTCGGGCGGCCGGCGACCCGTGGCCCCGCCGCCGCCCTCGGGCCCGTCCCGGAGCCGGCCCCGCTTCCGGGTCGGCTGGCTGAAGTACGTCCTGGTGCTGTGGCTGGCGTTCCTGGTCGCCGTCCCGCTGCTGGCCTGGTCGAAGATCGACAAGGTGGACGCGACGCCCAGCGGTGAGCGCCCGTCGTCGCAGCCGGGGACGACGTACCTCCTGGTCGGCAGCGACAGCCGCGAGGGGCTCACCCGCAAGCAGCAGCTCGCGTACGGCGTCGGCCGGGCCGAGGGCCGCCGGACCGACACGATCATGCTGCTGCACACCGGGTCGGGCCCGAACATGCTGATGTCGATCCCGCGCGACTCGATCGTGCCGGTCCCGGGCCACGGCACGACCAAGATCAACGCCGCCTTCGCGTACGGCGGCCCGAAGCTCCTGGTCGAGACCGTCGAGCAGAACACCGGGATCCGGGTGGACGACTACGTCGAGATCGGGTTCGCCGGCTTCATCGGCGTCGTGGACGCCGTCGGCGGCGTGCGGATCTGCCCCAAGCAGGCGATGAAGGACAAGCTCGCCAGCCTCGACATCAAGAAGGGCTGCCAGGAGGTGCAGGGCACCGAGGCGCTCGGCTACGCGCGCTCCCGGCACACCTCCGGGCTCGGCGACATCGCCCGCGCCCAGCACCAGCGCGAGGTGGTCAGCGCGGTCGGCGCCAAGGCCGCCTCCCCGTGGACCGTCCTTAACCCGGTGCGCTACTACCGGCTCGCGATGGCCGGTGCCCAGTCGCTGCGGGTGGGCAAGGACACCGGGATGATCGCGACGATGCGGTTCGCCTGGGCGATGACCCGGGTCGACGGCAAGAACGGGCTGACCTGCGGCGTGCCGATCTCGGACCTCGCGGTGCACTGGGACCCCGAGCGCTCCCGGCGGATGTTCAAGCTGATCCAGGAGGACCGGACCGCCGACATCTCCAGGAGCCTGTGCCGGCAGAGCGGGCTGCGCAACCAGTGAGCGACTACGAGACCCTCGACTGGACCGTCGAGGACCGCATCGCGACGATCACCCTGGACCGTCCCGACCAGCTCAACGCCTTCACCGTCACGATGGCCGACGAGCTCGTGGACGCCTTCGACCGGGCGAGCGCCGACGACGCCGTGGCTGCGGTCGTGGTCACCGGACGCGGCCGGGCCTTCTGCGCCGGCATGGACCTGTCCTCGGACGGCAACGTCTTCGGGCTCGTGGAGTCCCTGGAGCCCACGCTCGAGGACCTGCACCTGCGCCTGGAGGACCCGGAGATCGTCGCCGGGGTCCGGGACACCGGCGGCCGGGTGACGCTGGCGATCTACCGCTGCACCAAGCCCGTGATCGGCGCGGTCAACGGCGCCGCGGTCGGCATCGGCGCCACCATGACCCTGCCGATGGACGTGCGGCTCGCCTCAGACCGGGCCCGGATCGGCTTCGTGTTCGGCCGGCTCGGGATCGTCCCCGAGGCGGCGTCCTCCTGGTTCCTGCCCCGGATCGTCGGGATCAGCCGGGCCCTGGAGTGGGTGTACTCCGCCGACGTCCTGAGCGCCGAGGAGGCGCTCGCCGGCGGACTCGTGCGCTCGGTCCACCCGGACGGGGAGCTGCTCGACGCGGCGTACGCCCTGGCCCGGAAGTTCACCGCGAACCGCTCCCCCGTCGCCACCGCGCTGGCCCGCCAGATGATGTGGCGCAACAGCGCCCAGCCGCACCCGATCGAGGCGCACCGGGTCGACTCGCTGGCGATGTTCTTCACGAGCCGCGGCGACGGCGCCGAGGGCGTGCGGGCGTTCCGCGAGAAGCGCGACCCCGAGTTCACCGGACGGACGACGGACATGCCGCCGTTCTACCCCTGGCAGGAGTGACATGAGCGCGGACTACACGGTCGTCTTCGACCTGTCGCCGACGGCGAAGGGTGCCTACTACGTCGCCGGGGACGTGGTGTGGTTCGACGCCCGGGTCTGCCTGGTGCAGGGCACCGTCCGGCTCGACGGCACCCGGTTCCGGGCCACCCTGCGGGTCGTGCCGCACCCGACGCCGGACCAGCGCCGGGCCGCCGAGGCGTGGCGCCGGCAGATGTACCCGGCCTGACCTACGCCCAGGACTCCTCCGTACGACGGGCCAGGTCCTCGACCACGGCGCGCAACGAGCCGGCCGACTCGAGCACCCGCCGCTGCCGCGTCGCTCCGGTCCCGGTGGCCACCAGCCGCTCGAACGACGCGCTGACCCGGTCCAGGTCCCCGCTCTCCCGGAGGGCCTCGCGGCAGTGCTCCACGGTCGCCTCGAAGACCTCGCGGGCCGGGGCGAGCCGCGCCTCGACGGGGTGCACCAGGTCACCGGCCAGGCCGTGCCGGGCGGCCCGCCAGCCGGCCACCTGGAGCAGGTCGCCGCGCCAGGTCGGCCGGGTCGGGTCGGCGGCCACGGTGGCGACCAGGGCCCGGGCCAGCAGCGCGACGAGCAAGGCGTCCTCCACGTCGGTGCAGACGTCGGCGACCCGGATCTCGACGGTCGGGTAGTCCGCGGCGAGCCGGACGTCGAAGTACAGCATCCCGGCGTCGAGTCCCGCCCCCCAGCCGAGCATCTGCTCGGAGACCGCGCGGTAGGTCGCGACGTCGCCGAACGGCTGGGCCGGTCCGGCGGTGGGCCAGCGGCTCCACACCTGCGAGCGCCAGCTGGCGTGGCCGGTGTCGCGGCCCTGCCAGTAGGGCGAGTTGGCGCCCAGCGCGACCAGCAGCGGCAGCCAGGGCCGGATGCCGTCGACCACCCGGACCGCCTCCGCGTCCGACGCCACGTCGACGTGCATGTGCATGGCGCACACCAGCGACTGGCGGGCCATCTCGCCGTACTCCGCCTGGATCTGCCGGTAGCGGGACTTGGGGGTGAAGTGCTCGTCCTGCTCGGCGAGCACCGGGGTCGCCATCGCCACCGCCCGTGCCCCCGCGGCGGCGGCCGCCTCGCCCACCGCGCGCCGGCCGGCCCGCAACCCGACGAGCAGGTCCTCGGCACGCTCGCAGGGCGGGGTCGAGGTCTCGATCTGCTGGAGGAACAGCTCGTGCCCCACCTCCTCGGGTGCCTCGTTGGCGAGCACGGCGGACTGGGACACGGCGGTCAGCTGACCGGTGGTCGGGTCGACGAGCATCAGCTCTTCCTCGACGCCGATCTTGCGGGGGGGACATGGGGGGCACCGTCCCCCACAGCGCCGGGACCATGCCCCGCCTGTGAGGATGAGCCCGACGGGACGGCGCCCGGCCGAGGGCCGCCGCGGACGGAGGCACGGGTGCAGGGCAAACGCGAGGACATGCTCGTCCACGAGCGGGAGCCGTACAACGCGGAACCCTGCCGTGCCGCGCTCGTAGGGGCGCCGCTCACCCCGGTCGACACGTTCTACAGCCGCAACCACGGGCCGGTGCCGGACCTCGACCCGGAGACCTGGCGGCTCACCGTCGACGGGCTCGTCGGGACCGCGCTGTCCCTGTCGCTGGCCGACCTCAGGACCCGGTTCGAGCGGCACGAGCTGGTGGCGACGCTGCAGTGCGCCGGCAACCGACGCACCGGCCTGCTCGCCGTGCGCGACATCCCCGGCGAGGCACCCTGGGACGGCGGGGCGACGGGCACCGCGTCCTGGGCCGGGGTCCGGCTCGGTGACGTGCTCGCCGAGGCGGGCGTCCTCGAGGGCGCCGCGCACGTCGAGCTGCTGGCTCCCGACCTGGCCGCCGACGCCAGGCCCGTGCAGCCGTTCGGAGGATCCCTGCCGGTCGCCAAGGCGGTCGCGCCCGAGGTGCTGCTGGCCTGGGAGATGAACGGCGAGCCCCTCACCCCGCTGCACGGAGCCCCGGTCCGGGTGGTCGTCCCGGGCTGGATCGGCGCCCGCAGCGTGGAAGTGGGTGGAGCGCGTGCACGTCCGCGCCGACCCCTCGGAGAACTACTTCCAGGCCACGGTCTACCGGCTGCTCCCGGCCGACGGCCGGGCCGCGCCCGGCCGGGGTACGTCGCTCGGCCCGGTCGCCCTCAACACCGAGATCCTGCACCCGGAGCCGGGAGCGGAGGTCGCCGCCGGCCCGGTCGAGGTGAGCGGCTACTCGTTCGCCGGCGACGACCGGGACGTCGTGCGGGTGGACGTGTCGACCGACGGCGGCGAGACCTGGTCGCAGGCCGACCTCGGCGACGACCAGGGCCCGTGGGCCTGGCGGCTGTGGCGGCTCACGGTCGAGCTCCCGGTGGGCGGGACCCGGATCCTCGCCCGCGCCTGGGACAGCACCGGCGCGACGCAGCCGTCCAGCCCGGCGCACGTCTGGAACCCGAAGGGCTACGTCAACAACTCCTGGGCCGACGTCACCGTCCACGCGGTCGACTGACCTCGTGGCCTCCTCCGTGCTGTCCTCGCTGCAGGACCTGCTCCCCGCCGACCGGCTCACCGACGACGCGGCGGTCCTCGCGTCCTACGTCCACGACGAGGCCGAGTGGGCGACCTTCGGCGCCCCCGTCGCGCTGGCGCGTCCCCGCACGACCGCCGAGGTGCAGGCCGTGGTGCTCGCCTGCGTGCGGACCGGCACTCCCCTGGTCACCCGCGGGGCCGGCACCGGGCTGTCCGGCGGCGCCAACGCGGTGGACGGGTGCGTGGTGCTGTCCACCGAGAAGATGACCGCGATCACCGAGATCAACTCCGTCGAACGGCTCGCGGTCGTGCAGCCGGGCGTCGTCAACGACCACCTCCGGGCCGCTTGCGCCGAGCACGGCCTGTGGTACCCGCCCGACCCGGCCAGCGCGCCGTGGTCCACGATCGGCGGCAACGTCGCCACCAACGCCGGCGGCCTCTGCTGCGTGAAGTACGGCGTGACGCGCGACTACGTGCTCGAGCTCGAGGTCGTCAACGGGCTCGGCGAGGTGGTCCGGCTCGGTCGACGTACGGCCAAGGGCGTCGTGGGCTACGACATGGTCGGCCTGATGGTCGGCTCCGAGGGGACGCTGGGCGTCGTCACCGAGGTCACCGTCCGGCTGCGCAACGCCCGAGCGCCGGAGCGGACCGTCGTCGGGTTCTTCGACAGCGTGGTCGACGCCGGCCGGGCCGTCGAGGCGATCGGCGCCGGCGGCGTGGTGCCCTCGGCCCTGGAGCTCGTCGACCGGCACTGCCTGAAGGCCGTCGACGACTGGAAGAACATGGGGCTCTCGGTCGACGCGAACGTCGTGCTGCTCGGCCGCAGCGACACCGCCGGGGCCGCGGGCGACGAGGAGGCGGCCACCATGCTGCGCTGCTTCGAGGAGTCCGGAGCCACGTTCGCTGCGGCGTCGACCGACGCCGCCGAGGCCGAGGCGCTGTTCGACGCCCGCCGGCTCGCCTACCCAGCCCTGGAGCGGCTCGGCCCGCTGCTGACCGAGGACGTCTGCGTCCCCAAGGCGGCGGTGCCGGAGATGCTGGCCCGCGTCGAGGCGGCCTCCGTCCGGCACGACGTGCTGATCGCCAACATCGCGCACGCGGGCGACGGCAACCTGCACCCGTTGATCAGCACCCCGCCCGGCGACGCGGCCGCGCAGTCCCGTGCGCAGGCCGCCTTCCGCGACATCATCGCGGACGCGCTGGCCCTCGGCGGCACGGTCAGCGGGGAGCACGGCGTCGGGCTGCTCAAGCGGGACGGCCTCGCCCAGGAGCTCTCCCCGCAGGTGGTCGCGATGCAGCGGGCGGTCAAGGCGGCGCTCGACCCGCACGGCATCCTCAACCCCGGCAAGGTGCTGTAACGGTGCCCTCTGGCCGCGGCCGCCTACCTCGTTGTGCATAACCACCCCGTAGCCGGCCGGGGATGGCAGGCTTGATGGGCAGACACGGGGGCGCATCGGTGAGCACGGTCGTCTCCCAGAGACGAACGGACCCCGATGAGCGACCACACCACGCCCGAGCCCTCCGGCTACACGCAGCCGATGGCGCCGTACGGGCAGCCACCCCAGCACCCGGCACAGGGTCCGGTCCCGTACGGCCAGCCGCAGCACCCCGGGCAGCCGCCGTACCCGCCCCAGGGCTACGTCACCGCCCCCGTCCCGTACGGCGCCTACCCGCCGATGCAGGTAGCCCCCAAGAGCCCTGGCCTGTCCCTGCTCGCGTCATTCTTCCTGCCCGGGCTGGGCAGCATGATCAACGGCGAGGCGGGCAAGGGCGTGGCGATCCTCCTCTGCTGGATCGTCAGCTGGGTGCTCACAATCGTGCTGATCGGCTTCCTCGGCCTGCTGGGCTTCTGGATCTGGGGGATGGTGGACGGCTACCAGGGCGCCCGCAAGTGGAACCTGGCCCACGGCATCATCAGCTGAGCCGATCCGACGACCGGGACCGCTGGATGCCCGGGCAGATCAGAGCTCGCTCTGGATCCCTGCCAGCAGCTGCCGTGCCATCACGATCCGCTGCACCTGGTTGGTGCCCTCGTAGATCTGGGTGATCTTGGCGTCGCGCATCATCCGCTCGACCGGGTAGTCCTTGGTGAACCCGTAGCCGCCGAGGACCTGCACCGCGTCCACGGTGACCGCCATCGCGGTGTCCGAGGCGAAGCACTTCGCGGCGGCGCCGAAGAACGTGAGGTCCTTGTCGTTGCGCTCGGAGCGGCCGGCCGCGGCGTAGGTGAGCTGGCGGGCCGCCTCCACCTTCATGCCCATGTCGGCGAGCATGAACTGGAGGCCCTGGAAGTCGGCGATCGGCTTGCCGAACTGGGTGCGCTCCTGGGCGTAGTCCAGCGCGTAGTCCAGGGCGCCCTGGGCGATGCCGACGGCCTGCGCGGCGATCGTCACGCGGGTGTGGTCCAGGGTGCGCATCGCGGTCAGGAAGCCGGTGCCCTCCGCTCCGATGATCCGGTCCGCGGGGATCCGCACGTTGTCGAAGTAGACCTCGCGGGTCGGGGACCCCTTGATCCCGAGCTTCTTCTCCGGGGCACCGAAGGAGACGCCGGGGTCGGACTTCTCGACCACGAACGCCGAGATGCCGGTGGACCGCTTGGCGGGGTCGGTGACCGCGAAGACCGTGTAGTACTCCGAGACGCCGGCGTTGGTGATCCAGCGCTTCACGCCGTTGAGGACCCACTCGTCGCCCTCGCGCACGGCGCGGGTCTTCATGGCGGCGGCGTCCGAGCCGGCCTCGGGCTCGGACAGGCAGTAGGAGAACATCGCGGTGCCGGCCGCGACCGGGGAGAGGTACTTCTTCTTCAGCTCCTCGGAGCCGGCCAGGATGATCGGCATCGTGCCGAGCTTGTTGACACCGGGGATCAGCGACGACGAGGCGCAGGCCCGGGCGATCTCCTCGATGACGATGCAGGTCGCGAGCGCGTCGGCCCCCGCGCCGCCGTACTCCTCGCCGATGTGCGGCGCGGCGAAGTCCGAGGCGACCAGTGCGTCGTACGCCGCCTGCGGGAACTCGCTGAGCTCGTCGACCTCGGCCGCGTGCGGGGCGACCTTGGCGTCGCAGACCGCACGCACGGCCTCGCGGATCGCCTGGTGCTCCTCGGACAGCGCGTACAACGGATAGTCGTTCATGCTCGGATCCTACTGCTCAGTAGCCCTGCTGCGGGTGTCGGATACGCCACGTGCGGGGCGCCTCAGACACCGCACAGCGCGGTCTCCAGCACGTCGTGCAGCAGGCCTGCCCGGAGGTCCCGGTCGGTGGTCGCCACCAGCACCACCGAGACGTCGGCGTCCCGGCGCGTGTAGGCCGCCGACACGTAGCCCGAGACGTCGCCCGTGTGACCGACCGCGGGACCGCACCGGGTGGGCAGCCGGGCCAACCCGAGCCCGTAGCCCGACCACTGCCCCAGCCAGCCGGCCCGCGGCCGGGCCATCTCGTCGACGAGCCGCGGCGCGAGGAGCCGGCCGGTGAACAGCGCGTGGAAGAACCGGTCGACGTCCGGGGCGTCGCTCACCAGCCCGGCGGCCGCCCAGCCCCACGTCAGGTCCCACCCGGTGGTGTCCGCCCCGTAGGCGTAGCCGTGTGCGACCGGCGGCTCGTCGATCCGGGCCCGCCGCAACGACGCGCTGCGCATCCCGAGCGGGCCGAACACCTCCCGGTCCAGCACCCGTGCGAGGGGTCGGCCGGTGACCCGCTCGACGACCATCCCGAGCACCGCGTAGTTGGTGTTGGAGTAGGACTGCCCCTGCCCCGGCTGGAACGTCGGCGGCGCCCGGCCGGCGGCGGCGACCAGCGCCTGCTGGTCGACCGGGTGCCGCTTCAGGACCGGCCAGGCCGCCGGGACCCGGTTGTACTCCGCGAGCCCGCTGGTGTGGGACAGCAGGTCGGCGACCGTGATCCGGTCCCCCGCCGGGAGCAGCCCGGGCAGCCACTCCGCCACGGTGTCGTCGAGGAACAGGTCGCCGCGCTGCACCAGCCGCATCACGGCCGCGGCGACCACCGGCTTGGTCAGGCTCGCGACGTGGAACCTCCGGTCCGAGGTCATCGCCGCGCCCGTCCCCACGTCGGCCGCTCCGGCGGTGAGCACCTGGACGTGGCCGCCGCGCCGCAGCACGACGACCACACCCGGTGCGACGTGGGTGGCGACGACGGCCGACAGCATCCGTCGTACGGCGGCCGTGGTCGCGGACCGCCCGGCGCCCGGCGATCCGCTCACCCCGGGCTGCGGGGAGGCGCGCTGCGGACCGGCGGGCAGGCACCCGGCGACGCACGTCAGGGCGACCGTCACGAGCCCGAGCACCCACGACCGCCGCCGGAGCGGCTGCGGCACGGCGTGACCTCCCTCCCGCGCCCCATCTTGGCGGGTCGGTACCGTCTGCACCATGGCACCCACACCCTGGCTCGACCGGGACACCATCCGCTTCCTGCTCGAGGAGTGCGAGACCTGGGCGGTGGTCGGCCTGTCCGGCAACCCCGACCGCACGGCCCACCGGATCGCGCACTTCCTGCAGCAGCAGGGCAAGCGGATCGTGCCCGTGCACCCCGACGCCCCGACGGTCCTCGGCGAGCAGGGGTACGCCGCGCTCGCCGACGTGCCCTTCGAGGTCGACGTCGTCGACGTGTTCCGCCGCTCGGAGCACGCCGGCGCCTTCGCCGACCAGGCCGTCGCGATCGGCGCCCGGGGCGTGTGGTTCCAGCTCGGGGTCGTCGACCACGACGCCTTCCGGCGCACCACCGAGGCCGGCGTCCCGATGGTGATGGACACCTGCCCGGCCATCGAGTGGCCCCGGCTCGCGGCGGCGGGTGCCTGATGGCCGCGCCGCAGGCCCGCCGCGACGACACCGTCGACACGCTGCACGGGCAGCAGGTCGCCGACCCGTACCGGTGGCTGGAGGACCCCGACTCCCCCCGAGACCCGCGCCTGGGTCGTGGAGCAGAACCGGCACAGCCGCGAGCACCTGGACGCCCTGGGGTCCCGCGAGTGGTTCCGCCGCACGATGACCGGTGTCGTCGGCCGCCCGCGCGCGGGCACCCCCGACAAGGTCGGCGGCCGCTACGTCGTCAGCCGCAACGACGGCTCGCAGCAGCAGGACCTCTGGTTCGTCGCGGACACGCTCGACGAGCTCCGGCACGGCGGCCGGCTGCTGCTGGACCCGAACACGTTCTCCGAGGACGGCACCTCCTCCCTGGCCGGCTACCACGCCAGCGAGGACGGCCGCTGGCTGGCCTTCCTGGTCAGCGACGGCGGCAGCGACTGGAGCAGCATCCGGCTGCTCGACCTCGCCGGCGGCCACGAGGTCGACGACGTGGTCCGCAAGGTGAAGTTCAGCGAGGCGACCTGGCTGCCCGACAACTCCTCCTACCTCTACCTCTACTTCCCGACCGAGGGCTCCGGCGTCGGCACCGAGGCGGCCGCGCTGCCCGGCGGCCAGCTGCGGCGGCACTACGTCGGCGAGCCGCAGGACAACGACGAGCTGGTCCTCGAGATCCCCGAGAACCCCCGGATCAGCATCGGCCCGACCCTCTCGCACGACGGCCGCTGGCTCGCGGTCTCGCTGCACGAGGGCACCTCGGAGAAGAACCGGCTGTGGTTCTACCCGGTGCAGACTTCCGACGGCGCCACCGTGATCGGCGAGCCCCTCAAGGTCGTCGACGAGGCGGTCGCCGGCTTCGACCCGGTGCGCTTCGACGGCGACCAGGTCTACCTCTGGACCGACCTCGACGCGCCTCTGGGCCGGGTGGTCCGGCTGGACCTCACGGCGTTCCCCGACACCGGCCGCGCGGACCTCGTCGACGTCGTCCCCGAGAGCGACTCCGCACTGCGCGGGGTGCACGCCGTCGGCGGGGAGCTGCTCGCCGTGCACCTGGTCGACGTACAGCCCCGGCTGACGCGGTACGCCCTGGACGGCTCGGTGCTCGGCACCGTCGACGTGCCCGGCGGTGCGGTGGTCGCGCTCAACGGCGACGTCGACGACGACGAGGTGTTCCTCGGCATGTCGTCGGTGATGCGGCGTACGACGGCCTACCGGCTCGACCTGGCCGGTGGCGACGTCAAGGAGCTCACCGGGCTCGAGCCGGCCGGGGACACCGACTGGACCGCCCCCGAGGTGGTCACCGAGCGGCGTCGGGCGACGAGCACCGACGGCACCGAGGTGCCCTACTTCCTGGTCCGTCGCGCGGACCTGCCGCTGGACGCACCGCGCCCCACGCTGCTCTACGGCTACGGCGGCTTCGACATCCCCGAGCTGGCGACGTTCCGGCCGGTCTTCGCCGGCTGGCTCGCGGCCGGCGGCGTGCTGGTGATCGCGAACCTGCGCGGCGGTGGCGAGTTCGGTGCCGCCTGGCACGACGCGGGGCGGCTCGAGCGCAAGCAGAACGTCTTCGACGACTTCCTCGCGGTCGCCGACCACCTGGTGGCCGAAGGCGTCACGACCCGGGCGCAGCTCGCGCTGCACGGCGGCAGCAACGGTGGTCTGCTGGTCGGCGCGGTGATCACCCAGCGGCCCGACGTGGCGGCGGTCGCGCTGCCCGCCGTGGGCGTGATGGACATGCTGCGCTTCCACCTGTTCACGATCGGCGCGGCCTGGATCTCCGACTTCGGGTCCCCCGAGGACCCGGCGATGTTCGAGACGCTGCTGGCCTACTCGCCGCTGCACAACGTCCGCGAGGGGACGGCCTACCCGGCGACGCTGGTGACCACCGGCGACCACGACGACCGGGTGGTGCCGGCGCACAGCTTCAAGTTCACCGCGGCGCTGCAGCACGCGCACGCCGGGGACGGTCCCGTGCTGGCCCGGATCGAGACCGCCGCGGGGCACGGCCTGGGCAAGCCGGTCTCGGTGGTGGTGGCCGAGTGCACCGACCAGCTCGCGTTCGCCGCCGAGCACACGGGGCTCGTCCCGGGGTGACCGCGCCGGTCAGAAGCCGATCGAGCGCTGCGTCTGGTTGCGGACGACCTTGCCCTTCTCGTGCGCGCTCTCGCGCAGCGAGGCCTGGAACTCCACCATCTTGGTGCGCAGCGACTCGTCGGACGCCGCCAGGATGCGGACGGCGAGCAGGCCGGCGTTGCGCGCGTTGCCGACCGCGACCGTCGCGACCGGCACCCCGGCCGGCATCTGCACGATCGAGAGCAGCGAGTCCATGCCGTCGAGGTACTTCAGGGCCACCGGGACGCCGATGACCGGGAGCGGGGTGACGGCGGCCAGCATGCCGGGCAGGTGGGCGGCCCCGCCGGCGCCGGCGATGATCACCTGCAGCCCGCGGCCCGCGGCGTCCTTGCCGTAGGCCAGCATCTCCTCGGGCATCCGGTGCGCCGAGACGACGTCGGCCTCGAAGCCGACCCCGAACTCCTCGAGCGCATCGGCGGCCGCCTTCATCGTCGGCCAGTCGG
It encodes:
- a CDS encoding carboxylate-amine ligase, encoding MLTGGAWSRRCGGRCPPCPPRKIGVEEELMLVDPTTGQLTAVSQSAVLANEAPEEVGHELFLQQIETSTPPCERAEDLLVGLRAGRRAVGEAAAAAGARAVAMATPVLAEQDEHFTPKSRYRQIQAEYGEMARQSLVCAMHMHVDVASDAEAVRVVDGIRPWLPLLVALGANSPYWQGRDTGHASWRSQVWSRWPTAGPAQPFGDVATYRAVSEQMLGWGAGLDAGMLYFDVRLAADYPTVEIRVADVCTDVEDALLVALLARALVATVAADPTRPTWRGDLLQVAGWRAARHGLAGDLVHPVEARLAPAREVFEATVEHCREALRESGDLDRVSASFERLVATGTGATRQRRVLESAGSLRAVVEDLARRTEESWA
- a CDS encoding crotonase/enoyl-CoA hydratase family protein encodes the protein MSDYETLDWTVEDRIATITLDRPDQLNAFTVTMADELVDAFDRASADDAVAAVVVTGRGRAFCAGMDLSSDGNVFGLVESLEPTLEDLHLRLEDPEIVAGVRDTGGRVTLAIYRCTKPVIGAVNGAAVGIGATMTLPMDVRLASDRARIGFVFGRLGIVPEAASSWFLPRIVGISRALEWVYSADVLSAEEALAGGLVRSVHPDGELLDAAYALARKFTANRSPVATALARQMMWRNSAQPHPIEAHRVDSLAMFFTSRGDGAEGVRAFREKRDPEFTGRTTDMPPFYPWQE
- a CDS encoding LCP family protein, which encodes MADRPGGNSDSAEEPGYDWLYGTRRRGVGGSPEAARGPAGADDPTQVQPVQPRPARAGQQRPGPRDPEPTQMLPTVPRPDAASSSRSAGRSGGPYETPPPARSRSTGSSGGSGGRRPVAPPPPSGPSRSRPRFRVGWLKYVLVLWLAFLVAVPLLAWSKIDKVDATPSGERPSSQPGTTYLLVGSDSREGLTRKQQLAYGVGRAEGRRTDTIMLLHTGSGPNMLMSIPRDSIVPVPGHGTTKINAAFAYGGPKLLVETVEQNTGIRVDDYVEIGFAGFIGVVDAVGGVRICPKQAMKDKLASLDIKKGCQEVQGTEALGYARSRHTSGLGDIARAQHQREVVSAVGAKAASPWTVLNPVRYYRLAMAGAQSLRVGKDTGMIATMRFAWAMTRVDGKNGLTCGVPISDLAVHWDPERSRRMFKLIQEDRTADISRSLCRQSGLRNQ
- a CDS encoding FAD-binding oxidoreductase — translated: MASSVLSSLQDLLPADRLTDDAAVLASYVHDEAEWATFGAPVALARPRTTAEVQAVVLACVRTGTPLVTRGAGTGLSGGANAVDGCVVLSTEKMTAITEINSVERLAVVQPGVVNDHLRAACAEHGLWYPPDPASAPWSTIGGNVATNAGGLCCVKYGVTRDYVLELEVVNGLGEVVRLGRRTAKGVVGYDMVGLMVGSEGTLGVVTEVTVRLRNARAPERTVVGFFDSVVDAGRAVEAIGAGGVVPSALELVDRHCLKAVDDWKNMGLSVDANVVLLGRSDTAGAAGDEEAATMLRCFEESGATFAAASTDAAEAEALFDARRLAYPALERLGPLLTEDVCVPKAAVPEMLARVEAASVRHDVLIANIAHAGDGNLHPLISTPPGDAAAQSRAQAAFRDIIADALALGGTVSGEHGVGLLKRDGLAQELSPQVVAMQRAVKAALDPHGILNPGKVL
- a CDS encoding acyl-CoA dehydrogenase family protein: MNDYPLYALSEEHQAIREAVRAVCDAKVAPHAAEVDELSEFPQAAYDALVASDFAAPHIGEEYGGAGADALATCIVIEEIARACASSSLIPGVNKLGTMPIILAGSEELKKKYLSPVAAGTAMFSYCLSEPEAGSDAAAMKTRAVREGDEWVLNGVKRWITNAGVSEYYTVFAVTDPAKRSTGISAFVVEKSDPGVSFGAPEKKLGIKGSPTREVYFDNVRIPADRIIGAEGTGFLTAMRTLDHTRVTIAAQAVGIAQGALDYALDYAQERTQFGKPIADFQGLQFMLADMGMKVEAARQLTYAAAGRSERNDKDLTFFGAAAKCFASDTAMAVTVDAVQVLGGYGFTKDYPVERMMRDAKITQIYEGTNQVQRIVMARQLLAGIQSEL
- a CDS encoding LCP family protein, coding for MRFRRAVTLLLMTLFLPGSAQLVAGRRDVGRIALRVWLSVVGTAVAVVLLGLVWHGFIFWFASNTVVLGFIRLLLCALAIGWAVLFVDAWRLGQPLELRQKQRLAMVGLNGALCFSVAGSLLFASHMVAVQRGFISAMFGDGTASSATHGRYNVLLLGGDSGADRWGLRPDSLTVASIDADTGKTILFGLPRNMMNFPFAKDSVMAEQFPDGYDCDGCELNSLSTWAQDNKELFKGYANPGVEATVEGVEGITGLSINYYAMVNLQGFRNMVQAVGGLTLNVRDRIPIGGVGGPVTGYIEPGVQRLNGFETLWFARSRESADDYSRMARQKCVMNAMLQQLSPQVVVANFEKIAKASEQLLTTDLPASQLGTFAELAMKARSQPVGTVSFVPPTINTGHPDIAKVQSMVGAAIDRSEGVQAGRRHEQRPGRRGRGGREVEHRQEGVLPRPEDDRGRLDRQPARRLRGQRVHRPVERLLTGR